One genomic segment of Cottoperca gobio chromosome 21, fCotGob3.1, whole genome shotgun sequence includes these proteins:
- the mphosph8 gene encoding M-phase phosphoprotein 8 isoform X4, with amino-acid sequence MAAETDKVEPADSEQEDEVEDVYEVERIIDMRVEEGEVLYRVRWKNYCSDDDTWEPEAHLEDCREVLLAFKKSMAEIKAKKEAEAKKSVKLPPTKSDSESESDKDRPTEAPAKKKKKTKIKEEEEELPLKEKKKKKKKKEKRKEESRPIPAPETDEGEEEEEDEEEAEEERAPTPASPPKEKRTDLKKRLVESEDEEEEPVPYKKHKKEKGKEGGKHKKEKVEEGKKKKVKKERKVETSEDEAAAPLEDNLSDGPSESQVDDNASTDAAAKSADKARVDDKSKLIKGTVEVKLQGIKDLIQDKKSKKPDATQKESSLQKLKSLTSKVKEDTAPHSDSSDSSTLHKKAKSKGQESTAKVPSSSTSSSSSSSSVTAASSTKIKEEEAAKEEVLGQKDASGSTNLFEKFLLNCEAKDRAPRRQPGHQSVVEKIIIKPTKPIGKIEKTSKTTKESPAQKTESEKTEKTKQSDVSRPGQSYGFSLDSDEKEAEETLAKQKPAEETRERKERSEEVQRPGWERKPPTEDRRKRREDSEPRLFMACDDNQDTQETPGGADKCDKGQATLSLGMDLNLDWMTLDDFQKHLNGDDEILSGPPLSPSELRDAVKSGDYMAVKLALNSKEEYNLDQEDVSGMSLSMLAAAGGQDDILRLLIKKGVKVNGRQKNGTTALMHAAEKNFLTTVAILLEAGSYVNAQTLSGETALMKACKRGNTDVVRLLLEYGADCNIMSKNKTAAMYFAKLGNNLTVCDLIKDHTSMLSSIAEDTIRAYFESRLVLLEPVFPLACHRLCEGPDFSLEFGFKSQPQPEGSGILLFIFHANFLNEITARLCGPCSVHAVVLNDKFQLPIFLDSHFIYSFSPVPGINRLFIRLAEAPTAKVKLLICAYRVQLQ; translated from the exons ATGGCGGCGGAGACCGACAAGGTAGAGCCTGCGGATAGCGAACAAGAAGATGAAGTGGAGGATGTGTACGAAGTGGAGAGGATCATCGACATGCGGGTGGAAGAG gGTGAAGTGCTCTACAGAGTCCGTTGGAAGAACTACTGCTCGGACGATGACACTTGGGAGCCTGAGGCCCACTTGGAGGACTGCCGCGAGGTCCTCTTAGCTTTCAAGAAGTCCATGGCTGAGATCAAGGCCAAGAAAGAGGCAGAAGCGAAGAAGAGCGTG AAACTACCGCCTACAAAGAGCGACTCTGAGAGTGAAAGTGACAAAGACCGTCCAACAGAGGCGCCcgccaagaagaagaaaaagacaaagatcaaggaggaagaagaggaactACCTctaaaggagaaaaagaagaagaagaagaaaaaagaaaaacgaaagGAGGAGTCCAGGCCTATACCGGCACCGGAGAcggatgaaggagaagaagaagaggaagacgaagaagaggcagaagaagagagagccCCGACTCCAGCCAGTCCTCCAAAGGAGAAAAGAACTGATTTGAAAAAGCGTCTGGTTGAGTctgaagatgaggaagaagagccTGTTCcctataaaaaacacaaaaaggaaaagggaaaagagggAGGAAAGCATAAGAaagagaaggtggaggaggggaagaagaagaaagtgaagaaggaaaggaaggtTGAAACCTCTGAAGACGAGGCCGCTGCTCCTCTGGAAGACAACCTGAGCGACGGCCCGTCAGAGTCCCAAGTGGACGATAATGCATCAACGGATGCTGCTGCAAAGTCAGCCGACAAAGCCCGTGTGGATGACAAGTCCAAACTCATTAAGGGGACGGTGGAGGTAAAGCTGCAGGGCATTAAGGACCTCATCCAGGACAAAAAGAGCAAGAAGCCAGACGCAACTCAGAAAGAAAGCAGCCTCCAAAAACTAAAGAGCCTCACCTCTAAAGTCAAGGAGGACACTGCCCCACACTCAGACTCCAGCGATAGCTCCACCTTACATAAGAAAGCCAAGAGCAAAGGGCAGGAGAGCACGGCGAAAGTCCCGTCTTCCTCCacgtcctcctcgtcctcctcgtcctctgtCACAGCAGCGAGCAGCACCAAGatcaaggaggaggaggcggctaAAGAGGAGGTACTGGGACAGAAGGACGCCTCAGGCTCCACTAACCTGTTTGAGAAGTTCCTGTTAAACTGCGAGGCCAAGGACCGAGCCCCCCGCAGGCAGCCCGGGCATCAGTCCGTCGTAGAGAAGATCATCATCAAACCCACAAAG CCAATAGGAAAGATAGAGAAGACCTCGAAGACGACCAAAGAGTCTCCAGCTCAGAAAACAGAGTCTGAGAAGACGGAGAAGACCAAGCAATCCGATG TCTCCAGACCCGGCCAGAGTTATGGCTTCAGCCTGGACAGTGAtgagaaggaagcagaggagactcTAGCAAAGCAGAAGCCTGCTGAGGAGACccgggagaggaaggagaggtcAGAGGAGGTGCAGCGGCCCGGCTGGGAGAGGAAACCCCCcacagaggacaggaggaagaggagagaggacagtgAGCCCAGACTCTTCATGGCATGTGATGACAATCAGGACAcccaggagacaccagggggcGCTGATAAATGTG ACAAGGGCCAAGCCACCTTGAGTCTAGGAATGGACCTCAACTTGGACTGGATGACACTGGACGACTTCCAGAAACATCTGAACGGGGATGATGAAATCCTGTCTGGTCCGCCGTTATCTCCCA GTGAGTTGCGGGATGCTGTGAAAAGTGGAGATTACATGGCTGTAAAATTGGCTCTTAATTCCAAAGAGGAGTACAATCTGGACCAGGAG GATGTCAGCGGTATGTCCCTCAGCATGCTGGCAGCAGCGGGGGGGCAGGACGACATCCTCAGGCTGCTGATAAAGAAGGGGGTGAAGGTGAATGGACGACAGAAGAACGGCACCACAGCGCTGATGCACGCTGCTGAAAAG AATTTCTTGACAACCGTTGCCATCCTGCTGGAGGCGGGATCCTACGTCAACGCTCAGACTCTCAGCGGGGAGACGGCGCTGATGAAG GCTTGCAAAAGAGGGAACACTGACGTAGTGCGCCTCCTGCTGGAGTACGGAGCTGACTGCAACATCATGTCCAAGAACAAGACTGCGGCCATGTACTTCGCCAAGCTCGGCAACAACCTGACGGTGTGCGACCTGATCAAGGACCACACCAGCAT GCTGTCCAGTATAGCGGAGGACACCATCCGAGCGTACTTTGAGTCTCGTCTGGTGCTGCTGGAGCCCGTCTTCCCTCTCGCCTGCCACCGGCTTTGTGAGGGACCCGACTTCTCCTTGGAGTTTGGCTTCAAGTCGCAGCCACAACCAGAAG GCTCAggcatcctcctcttcatcttccacGCCAACTTCCTGAATGAAATCACAGCCAGGCTCTGCGGACCCTGCAGCGTTCACGCCGTGGTGCTCAACGACAAGTTCCAGCTGCCCATCTTCCTG GACAGTCACTTCATCTACTCCTTCAGTCCGGTTCCAGGCATCAACAGACTCTTCATCCGTCTAGCAGAGGCGCCAACAGCCAAG GTCAAGCTCCTCATCTGTGCGTACAGAGTTCAGTTGCAGTAa
- the mphosph8 gene encoding M-phase phosphoprotein 8 isoform X3, with protein sequence MNPLKQACTIGETRSFEGERSLIEERSSIDALRLTSDLGSARNDEGTQRVKENIPQDMDGPKDGENMPSFPASINKQVTVREHEQVQKGGNNITESENNACNSRAKQESQGEEDQKQAQEDELSNDTNGGLSCMSLNFDHSDPTRNAERMLPRDSDDTKQKGIANQQRFPGEANDSSDEDVVPGQSDGTDTFQSESGTKEIPKRRSWRRRRIVERKQPARSSKKLLQTTPGKADDERRESSKKHFCLYCKMAYAQLAKHLERRHAEETDVAHAIHFPKGSRVRQSLLDQIRNKGDYEHNCQVLKSGLGNIVTKKQVKNPSVSVRDFLPCQHCFAFYRKTDLWRHERSCKARKVDQKSCEKTNKNRVHSAASRLLPMSEFLTGGCEEIIHIMHQDDISRHVRNDPLICKYGNALSAKYDHDKSQFAYIAQKMRELGRFVVAVNELDMSVKYLHEICLPSKFNLAIEGAKKLSGFDPSSSKFKTISLVSKIRYSLKRAAEIAFGESRMTEDGETESDVKKFIQLLDTKWSECFSRKTLALSLKQEVKKVEVDKSTVTEDLIKLHRFITGEEEEARKELKESPNLSTWKKLSEATLADVCLFNRGRVGNIGRLLLQTYTCKKSRGTFVPSADQIRKSTKLELDLGSSFTRLELEGQYGRNMLVLLTERMVLSIDLLIENRDQAGVSKTNPYLFARTEGPSFIRGLDCFRRSAMECGVKNPEALLSSSLREQIAICWQLMSLSEHEVDQVSKLLGRSSQECYRLSNNASQLEEVCKQLLKMDQTLPSSPPSTARDGTVQKPTLKRRPWSEREQAAVKRYLSEFITELKVPGKKECNACITAEPDLCGRSWTDVKNYVHNTLQTIRRRSNQHKSEGDINESPRSPMAGVLNTEKDLEDSNVVCSLTTVHPDHLRESTVCCMTMAPTNYPQEMTSTYATLCSTSANMIHSGQPLISTFTPLNATDTQVVPTFTPHNTTNALMPPAYTSENNMIMPLSPSYTQNAPSMSPSSVYSPQDTTGSPMIPHFSTFTAPSTSMVPTFTPLNTIAPMAAVFSPLNERSRPIVSSFTPLNHISTPSYPTGPPPRAPTTAQVVPTIHRPGDRTPVGQESMSAAGRKVSPVDKPQKRNKRLWSKEEQAAVSRQLGDFCKLVKVPGKKDCDACLAAEPALNSRTWRDVKYFVHNSIQSFKRRGHVLASKPSEGQEPETHNNPNTDWDGPVYLSL encoded by the exons ATGAACCCTTTGAAGcag GCTTGTACTATTGGTGAGACGAGGTCATTTGAAGGAGAGAGGAGCTTGATTGAAGAGAGAAGTTCGATTGATGCTCTTAGGTTGACTTCTGACCTTGGCAGTGCCAGAAATGACGAGGGTACTCAAAGAGTAAAAGAGAATATCCCACAAGATATGGATGGCCCAAAAGATGGCGAAAATATGCCAAGCTTCCCTGCCAGTATAAACAAGCAAGTGACAGTGAGGGAACATGAACAGGTCCAAAAAGGTGGAAACAATATAACTGAATCAGAAAACAATGCTTGTAATTCACGTGCCAAGCAGGAAAGTCAAGGAGAGGAAGACCAGAAGCAAGCACAGGAAGACGAGCTGTCAAACGACACAAATGGTGGTTTATCATGTATGAGTTTGAACTTTGATCATTCGGATCCAACCAGAAATGCAGAGAGGATGCTGCCAAGGGACAGTGACGATACAAAACAAAAGGGCATAGCTAATCAGCAAAGGTTCCCTGGAGAAGCAAATGACTCCAGTGATGAGGATGTGGTGCCAGGTCAGTCAGATGGTACAGATACATTTCAGTCAGAGTCGGGCACAAAGGAGATTCCTAAAAGGCGATCATGGCGCCGCAGGAGGATTGTGGAGAGGAAACAACCAGCACGATCCAGTAAAAAATTGCTTCAAACAACACCTGGCAAAGCGGatgatgagagaagagagtcaagtAAAAAGCACTTCTGTTTATATTGCAAAATGGCTTATGCCCAACTTGCAAAGCACTTGGAAAGAAGGCATGCAGAGGAAACGGATGTTGCCCATGCAATACACTTTCCCAAAGGTTCCAGAGTTAGACAGTCTTTGCTTGACCAAATTCGCAATAAAGGAGATTATGAACATAATTGCCAAGTTCTCAAAAGTGGCCTGGGGAACATTGTGACCAAGAAACAGGTTAAAAATCCCAGTGTATCGGTTCGTGACTTCCTGCCTTGCCAGCACTGCTTTGCTTTTTATCGCAAAACTGATTTATGGAGACATGAGCGGTCGTGTAAGGCCAGAAAGGTAGATCAGAAATCCTgtgaaaagacaaataaaaacagagtcCACAGTGCTGCCTCCCGGCTGCTTCCAATGTCTGAGTTCTTAACGGGAGGCTGCGAGGAAATTATCCACATCATGCATCAAGATGACATCTCAAGACATGTTAGAAATGACCCTCTTATTTGTAAATATGGTAATGCATTGTCTGCCAAGTATGACCATGACAAGTCTCAGTTTGCTTATATTGCACAAAAGATGAGGGAACTGGGTAGATTTGTGGTCGCTGTAAATGAGCTTGACATGAGTGTCAAGTACTTGCATGAAATATGTCTGCCATCCAAATTTAATTTAGCCATTGAAGGGGCCAAAAAACTTAGTGGTTTTGACCCCAGTTCCAGTAAGTTTAAAACCATTTCCCTTGTCTCAAAAATCCGCTACTCTTTGAAACGTGCTGCAGAAATAGCTTTCGGGGAAAGTCGCATGACTGAGGACGGTGAAACAGAAAGTGACGTGAAAAAGTTCATACAACTTCTTGATACAAAATGGAGTGAGTGTTTTTCTCGCAAAACTCTTGCATTATCTCTAAAGCAAGAAGTAAAGAAAGTGGAAGTAGACAAATCAACGGTGACAGAAGATTTGATAAAACTCCACAGGTTTATCAcaggggaagaggaagaagccAGGAAGGAGCTGAAAGAAAGTCCTAATTTGTCAACATGGAAAAAGCTCAGCGAGGCCACCCTGGcagatgtgtgtctgtttaacaGAGGAAGGGTAGGAAATATTGGTAGACTGCTCTTGCAAACTTACACTTGCAAGAAGAGTAGGGGAACATTTGTGCCCTCTGCAGATCAAATAAGGAAAAGCACTAAATTGGAGCTGGACCTTGGTAGCAGTTTCACCAGGTTAGAACTAGAGGGTCAGTATGGGAGGAACATGCTGGTTCTGCTAACGGAAAGAATGGTTTTGTCAATCGACTTACTCATTGAAAATCGAGATCAAGCGGGTGTGTCAAAAACAAACCCATACCTGTTTGCGCGGACTGAAGGTCCGTCCTTCATCAGAGGATTGGATTGTTTCCGAAGGTCTGCAATGGAATGTGGAGTTAAAAACCCAGAAGCACTTCTGTCCTCATCATTAAGAGAGCAAATTGCCATTTGCTGGCAGCTAATGAGCCTCAGTGAACATGAAGTTGATCAAGTGTCCAAGCTGTTGGGAAGGAGCAGCCAGGAGTGTTACAGGCTCTCAAATAATGCATCACAGCTGGAGGAAGTGTGCAAACAACTTCTCAAGATGGATCAAACGCTGCCATCAAGTCCACCCAGCACTGCAAGAGATG GAACTGTACAGAAGCCCACTTTAAAGAGAAGACCTTGGAGTGAGAGGGAGCAGGCTGCAGTGAAGCGTTACTTGAGTGAATTTATCACAGAGTTGAAGGTTCCAGGCAAAAAGGAGTGCAATGCTTGCATAACTGCTGAACCAGATCTTTGTGGAAGGTCTTGGACCGACGTCAAAAACTACGTACACAACACACTACAGACAATACGAAGGAGAAGTAACCAGCATAAGTCTGAAGGGGATATAAATGAGAGTCCAAGGAGTCCAATGGCTGGAGTCctaaacacagagaaagattTGGAAGACTCGAACGTTGTCTGTAGTTTGACAACAGTGCATCCTGATCACCTTAGAGAAAGTACAGTTTGTTGTATGACAATGGCTCCAACCAACTACCCGCAAGAGATGACTTCAACGTATGCAACCTTGTGTTCTACTAGTGCAAACATGATCCATTCGGGTCAACCGTTGATTTCTACTTTTACACCATTAAATGCTACTGATACACAAGTGGTTCCTACATTTACTCCACACAACACTACAAATGCACTAATGCCTCCTGCATACACATCAGAGAACAACATGATTATGCCATTGTCTCCTTCTTACACACAGAATGCCCCAAGTATGTCACCATCGTCTGTGTATTCACCACAGGATACTACGGGTTCACCAATGATTCCTCATTTTAGCACCTTTACTGCTCCAAGCACCTCAATGGTTCCTACGTTCACGCCATTAAATACAATTGCACCAATGGCCGCTGTATTCTCACCACTAAACGAGAGAAGTAGACCTATCGTTTCTTCATTCACACCTCTGAATCATATAAGTACACCGTCTTACCCCACAGGGCCGCCACCTAGGGCCCCTACAACTGCACAGGTTGTCCCGACAATCCATAGACCGGGTGACAGAACACCGGTCGGACAGGAAAGTATgtccgctgcaggaagaaaagtCTCTCCAGTTGACAAGCCtcaaaagagaaacaagaggtTGTGGAGTAAGGAGGAACAGGCTGCGGTTAGCCGTCAGCTCGGAGACTTCTGTAAACTAGTGAAAGTGCCAGGCAAAAAGGATTGTGATGCATGTTTAGCTGCCGAACCCGCCTTGAACAGCAGAACATGGAGGGATGTCAAGTATTTTGTTCATAACTCAAttcaatcatttaaaagaaGAGGGCATGTTTTGGCCTCCAAACCAAGTGAAGGACAGGAACCGGAGACTCATAATAATCCAAATACAGACTGGGATGGTCCCGTTTATCTGTCCctgtaa